cgggatcggttcgggaaagttcctcggcttcatggtgtcgaatcggggaatcgagattaacccgataaaatcaaggccatcgaagacatcaccatcatgGACAACGTGAAAGCTTTACAAAGTCAGATCATaagattcatttcgagatcatcaaaTCGAAGTCACAAATGtttctccctactcaaaaagaagaaggatttcgcttggaccccggaatgccaacagacATTAAAGGAACTAAAATAATATTTGTTGTGCctaccactacttcacactccaaaaacagacgaaaaactttgcttatacttggcagtatcgaaaatagcagtaagcggtgtcctagttcaggaagagcaaggtacgcagtttcccatttattatataagtcgaaccTTCGGAGAAGgagaaactagatatccatacctagaaaaattggcacttgcactgataagcgcctctagaaaattacgaccgtactttcaatgtcatcccatatgcgtattaacgacttacccacttcataatattttgcacaagatcgaactatcaggccgactggccaaatgggccatcgaactcagtgggtacgacatcaaatatcaaccccgtacgaccatcaagtctcaaattttagcagaattcatggccgatttcacgccgaccctcgtacccgaagtcgtaAAAGAACTCCTtttgaaatcgggtacatcatcgagggtatggacccttttcacggacggggcttcgaacgtgaaggggtccgggctaggcatagttttaaagccacccacaggtaacactattaggcaatctattaaaactactaggttgactaacaacgaggccgagtatgaggccatgattgcaggtctcgagatagctaaaacttgggagcagaagttattgaagccaaatgtgactctttgttggtggtaagtcaagtaaacaaaaccttcgaagttcgagaagatagaatgcaaagatatttggacaaactacatgtcactttgcaccatttcaaacaatggactttacagcatatTCCACAagagcaaaacagtgaggctgatgcacttgagaatttgGGATCATCGATCGAGGAAGGTGccttgagctcggggactgtcgttcaactctcgagatctgtgatcgaagaaggtcacaccgagataaattctacgagcttaacctgggattggagaaataagtatattgaatacttaaagaacgaaaagctcccatcggaccctaaagattcaagggccctacggactaaagctgctcgattcacgttggctttaGATGGAAtgctataccgaaggacattcgatggaccattggcgtgaggtgcacgagggcacttgtgggaatcactccggtgctGATCctttagtccgaaaaataattagggcagggtattattggatcgatatgggcaaagatgcgaaggcatttgttcaaaaatgtgacaaatgtcaaaggtttgcaccaatgatccatccacccggagaacaacttcactcagtcctatccccatggctattcatgaaatggaaaatggatatcgtcggtcctctgccatcgaccccaggtaaagctaaattcattttatttatgactgactatttctctaaatgggttgaagcacaggcgttcgagaaagtaagagagagagaagttatagactttatctgggatcatatcgtatgtcgattcggaatacccgtcgaaatagtatgtgacaccGGAAAATAATTTGtgggcagcaaagtgacgaaattcttcgaagaccacaaaataagaaggatattatcagcgccgtatcaccctagtgggaacggacaggccgaatcaacgaacaaaactatcattcaaaacctaaagaagaggatgaacgacgctaaaggaaagtggagagaaatcctacccgaagtcctttgggcatatcgaacgacgtcaaaatccagtacggggggcaaccccgttctccttagtatatgggtccgaagcattgataccagtcgaagttggCGAACCCAGTACCAGATTTCGCTACACgacagaagaatcaaataacgaggctatgaacactagcctcgaattatcggacgaaAAATGAGAAGCTTCTCTCGTCCAATTGGACGCCCAAAAgtaacgaatcgaaagatattataatcaaaGAACCAAGCTCTgccatttcaagcccggggacttggtgctaaggaaAGTTACCCTCAATACCCGAAACCCGAACGAAGaaaaactaggaccgaactgggaaggaccatatcaggttctcgagaAAGTCGGAAAGGGTTCATACaagctcggcattataaacgaCAAACAattatcaagcaattggaatgtgtcacatctaaaatgatactactgctaaggtacgaccctcccatattcatttacatttcaaaactgacccctgcagaagtccgatcATGAGCTAAGGTAGATCATTCAATACGAAGCCCTAAGATCCGAAAGcgtgcgttgcactctttttcccatagaccggttttatcccaaatggatttttcggcaaggtttttaatgaggcaaccaatgatcatgttgcgcttacaacagtatccgaggcctctttacaatcgacctcgaatactggggggcattagccctcaaatatatcaagttctgatgcaagaaagttatttcgcaacaacgggtttccaataggaaaagttgtaagagccaaatggtcaaaacgaaccatgctcatgtagttggcctgAACCCAGACGCGAAACATAAACACATATAtagtgacttgcaaagaaagtttgccaacatcttatatccaagaaaaattcctctatttggagattatgcaaacagaattaagataaactcgaccactaagcctacgggctacttttatttcgagttcgagcaaacaactcactcgaccattacgcctacgggctacattacttcgagttcgaatcattcactcgactactaagcctacaaattactttttatttcgagttcgagcaagcactcactcgaccattacgcatacgggctacattatttcgagttcgaatcattcactcgactactaagcctacgggctacttttattttgagtttgagcaagcactcactcgatcattacacctacgggctacattacttcgagttcgaatcattcactcgactattaagcctgcgggctacttttatttcgagttcgagcaagcactcactcgaccattacgcctacgggctacactactttgagttcgaatcattcattcgactactaagcctatgggctacttttatttcgagttcgagcaagcactcactcgaccattacgcctacgggctacattacttcgagttcgaatcattcactcgactactaagcctacaggctacttttgtttagagttcgagcaagcactcactcgaccattacgcctacgagctacaCTACttctagttcgaatcattcactcgactactaagcctacatgctacttttatttcgagttcgagcaagcactcactcgaccattgcgcctacgggctacattacttcgagttcgaattattcactcgactactaagcctacaggctactttttatttcgagttcgagcaagcactcactcgaccattacgcctacgggctacattacttcgagttcgaatcattcactcgactactaagcctacgagctacttttattttgagttcgagcaagcactcactcaaccattatgcctacgggctacattacttcgagtttgaatcattcactcgactactaagcctacgggctacttttatttcgagttcgagcaagaactcactcgaccattatgcctacgggctacactacttcgagttcgaatcattcactcgactactaagcctacgagctacttttatttcgagttcgagcaagcactcactcgaccattacgcctaagggctacattacttcgagttcgaatcattcactcgactactaagcctacgagctaccttttatttcgagttcgagcaagaactcactcgaccattacacctacgggctacattacttcgagttcaaattattcactcgactactaagcctacggtctaccttttatttcgagttcgagcaagcactcactcgactattacgcctacgggctacgttacttcgagttagaatcattcacttgactactaagcctactggctacttttattttaagttcgagcaaacactcactcgaccattacgcctacgagctacattacttcgagttcgaatcattcactactaagcctacgggctactttcatttcaagttcaagcaagcactcactcgaccattatgcctatgggctatatttcttcgagctcgaatcattgactcaactaataagcctaagggctacatcacttcaagtttGAGTAAGCACTCGCTCAATTATAGAGGCTACgaaagtccaaatttgattaagttgtttaaatcattcataaggcatgaataaagtcttcacaaaacagaagcaagtcggcaaaatTATCTATATACAAAATTATCTACATGGttgattacaacgtaaaaactAAGGACTAAACTTCTTGGTCTTCCTcaggagcggtctcttctttATCGGGCTCCCCCCCCGTTCTCGAATCCGCTcttactcccatcatcatcatcgtcgtcatcatcatcgtcatcgaaaaccagagcttcagcatcggcttcgagcTCTTTGGCCCTTTTTATTTCTTTAGCGAGATCGAaaccacgagcatggatctcctcgagggtttcccttcgaTATCGGCACTTAGCAAGCTCGACGACCCAATGTGCTCAAGTATCGGCGGACTcagctgcctctcttgcttggacttgggcagcttcagcatcggcccgatagacggccacgagtgcatccgcatcggcctttaCCTTTTCGACatcagattcggccttggcaagtacagaggccaaccgagcctcaagatcctctattcttcttgcttgaaccaggcctttttccttcattCTCTGAAGTTAGGTTTCGGccgatgataactgggctcgagcaatttctttctctgcagcaaagcggtccataccttttTTCCACTGCAAAGATTCCACTTTTATCACATCGACCTCTTcacgaagcttcccgatcatctcgattttttgctgcagctgtgagaccgaaaagTTAGCCATTGTTCCGGTATTAAGCCCATAGGCTTTCaaaagtatcattacctgctcagacaaatcggtatgatctcgataagccttggccaactcaacTCGGAGGTCTTTTGTTTCCTCTTCTCTCTGCCCTAAGAGAAGTCTAAGGGAGTTCCTCTCATCAGTAGCCCGTTTTAGGTCGGCCTCGTATCGATGCAGCTCGTTTtgggaccgagaacatgcttctcgatgaactgccgctgcctacaaagaaataaaaaacaaagTTAACGAAAAGTAAACATAAAGGTAGTaccgacaaaataattttaaagcttacctgattcaaagcctgcggCACCCCGTGAAAAAGATCCGATTCATCACCAGTACCGGCAACGTCCTCGATACCGGTAAATAGGTCACGAAAGGGATCCTCTCCATCGTGAGGCCTATCTAGATCGAGGGCCCTCagagcttgggcttcccgaatcacccctgcTGAAAAAACGGGAAAGGTAGGCGAATCCTCGATTGCTGCTGCCCCAAATGAATTACCTGGAGCATTCTCTTCGGGTCGAAGGGATTCGAGGGCCCCTTCAGTCATATCCCCTGCCCATTGGCTCCAATGAGATGCGTCTTCGATCTCCGATAATTCAGGGACTCTACCCGAATCTTTCTCCggtatatcctcagttcgaggcggagcctcatGAAGCATCATCGATCCAGCTGCCGATGGGGCATCAGTGGTTCTCTTCGTTCAGGCCGCCAGTGCAGACccatcgttttcttcttcttcttcttcatcttcatcccttagactcAGAACTGATTCCACGGTTAAAGGAATGGCATTCCTGTTCGGCTTatgagccgtcctcttcttcggttttggatcttcaGGAACGgaggctcttttccttttattttccttcaccggctttgggacagaggccaaAATTTCTTCCTCGTTGGACAAGGGCCTCAAAACTGCGTCtttacccaaacctgcatatggaaaatcttaataaaatatttttaaaaccacCTCGTTCGAATTATCAAAGAGTACgagaaaggggcttaccatgatttttggcctcccaccgaccctttgacaaatcacgccatgagcgctcggcgtatgtggaggtcgaaacaagagctcgtacccagttcttgagatcgggaactgctccgggcatccagggaaccgctacatCACAAAAGGAGGAGTGTCGATGAGAgaagaaatgaaagaacaaagtagaagtaACAACAGGATCACACTAACGTTTCATATTCCAGtcctcgggaaagggcatcttttcagtcggaatcaggtccgaagtcctcactcgaacgaacctgcccatccaaccccgatcacTGTCCTCGTCAATGCacgagaacagagccttggtagcccgacactgaagttttattaaccctcctcgaaaaagtcAAGGACGGTATAATCGgataagatggtcgagggtgaacgacatccccttgattttgctcacaaagtatcggatcaggataacgatccgccaaaaagaaggatggacctggcctagggttatctGGTATTGACTGCAGAAGTCAATAATAATGAAATtgaggggacctaacgtgaaagggtaagtatacacattcaaaaactctttcacgtaagaagtgatatcttcgtcaggAGTAGGAATTGTTATTTCTTTTTCACCCCAATTGCAATCCTTCTTTAGCTGTTTGAGGTGCTTCTtggttatcgaacacatgtacctcgatactggctcgcaccggccagggaccgatgagcctttatcgaccttaaaatcagaagTAAGAACACACACCCcgggaacgcactcctcaggccgtggttttaccggtgtctcatcggcggcacactatgaagatgaagccttctctttctgaggaatggtttgagatgttttcgccattttcgaattcaaaggtgaggaatagaagaaagtgacaaagatttggtagaattgaagagGGGCTTTGGGAAATCACAGACTTGCGGGTAAATCAGAAAATACGAAAAGGGACTTGGGAAACattggaagattgaagatgtaaaagtggtaaaaggtaagaggaagggttatttataggcttaagcgatggcggttcagtatcagcggtggccgaccaccgtctgacatacATTAAATGCCTCGAACCCGAGGGGCCGATCCATGTCGAGTTCGACATcgttatcgagctcgaatccaaatcgaactatgatgcagaGTAAATCTATCATGCTTATGATCCAGAGACCTACcaacattgaccccgaatcaattcgagagctcgagtcagaatcgagcttgagccaagatcgagagctcgggTTAGAATcgagctcaaaccaaaatcgagggcTCTAGGCAaaatcgagctcgcagacaaaagccgttgcaatcccactagagagaatcttggcagaaattgtgaaaaaattgatttatcatgggtctcccactgagtattttttttattatgcttagagcaaagtccctctactataaagagcatggttatcatttctgtaaaGGCAAGTTTTTtcaggcttacattgtaataaaaataCTATATTCTCCCATAGTAAAGAATCGTCCTTTCAGGCTTCTTAAATTGATTCTACTTGATGAATCCTAAGATTCATGTTCTTTACAACCTTATCTATTtcgcattctttgcaatccatatttatatttctatttatccttacaatttgtaTTAAGTTGCGCCACATATCCttggaactacgtataaattcaactctatccatttttcggataaacaaCTAATCAAACTCAAGTTACTCATTCTCATGTGCATTCCGTGATCTTGATGTAGGATCACACCCCCTCCCCCTGTTTTCCAAGTCCGACAGGTTGAAAGCACATTCATTTCGAACATAAACCTTTACAATATGCATTTAGAATTCATAGTCTTGTCACTCCGTCATGTTCCATTTACATGTCTTGCAAGATTACATATTAAGAATCAGGAACAGAATAGACGCTTGCATTCTGTACACACTTGTAAGTGCATGCTGCAAAGCTAGTAACCCAACCATGCAGATGGTATAGGTTGAAACTTTTGCTTGGCACATGCCAAAAGATCACAGTACTCCACATGATTCAGGCAGTCACGGAAGTCTGTGAAAAGCCTTTCAAACACTCGAGATTGGATTTTATAAGACCTTGAGTACGGGAAAGGTAAGATCACCTGCAAAAATATTGAAGGACAGACGAAGCACTATGTTACTAAAGAAAGCATGAAAATTGTCTGAACTATAAAGTAAGATGATAACTGCATCAAAAGACTCGAGTCTATTTGTTTTGACGCTCTTACTGCCATCTTTAATATTTGGATAGTTAGCCTCTTATAATCAAGCTCCTACCACATAACAAAACTTAGCAGATTAAACAACACAcaactttttttgtttttttgataaGTATAAAACAACACAAAGAACTATCACTACAGTTTGATTTAACAACTATTGGACACAAGCACACATCAAGAACACTGATTTGCAGACACTCCAACCCCCTCTTTTGACCTTCAGAAAGATGATGCTCATAACAAGACCATCAATACAGGACACACACAGTGATTATCAGAGGTACGACAAAGAATAGAAGATTTTGTGATTTTGCTTACATCCCCTTCTGATGCAAGACGCTTTAGTAAATCAAATGTTTGTTCATTCTCTTCCAAGTTGTCGATCACAGCCAGCCATATTATTGAAGCAAGCTCATGAGCCATGTCCCTCGACTTACCACAGGCAATAAACTGATCTGGAGAAACAAAaagataaacaacaacaacaacaacatgcccagtattatcccacaccgtggggtctgggaagggtagtgtgtacgcagaccttacccctaccttgtgaggatagagaggttgtttacCGGAGAAACAAAAAGATAAAGCAAGATTATAGGGTTGAGAAGGAAAAAGTTAAATAATGGGTTAATATCAGGATATTATGAGTGTAGAGCGTTAAACACTAAATAGATCCACACTTAATTCCAATCGATGGGGCCATATCAAAGTTAGTTTCTGACTTGACACCTATAATATAGACATGCAGTGCATCTACACAGAAGAACAGCACAACCAAACATAGTCTTTTGAGTCTATACAAGTACAGATTAAAAAAAGTGTTCCTTCTCCAAATACTCCTCAAGGGATTGTGATATCAAAGCCACTTCATAAGCTTGTTTGCCCTGGATTTTTGAACTGATATCAGATCTCACTGGAAGATCTCATGTATGTTGCATAATTTCTTTTTTATAAGTGTCTGCTGCATAACTTCATATTTCTGTTTCAGAATGACAGAGAAGCCATAAAAGAGGTAAATTTAACTTAAAAAGTAAGAAATAAAGCCTAAATAAATTATGGCATGATCCGTAGTTTCTCCATGGCGTCACTTTTCCTGCTCAAAGGTACGCTATCTAATTTCCGAGTGTTCCTTCACAAGCAAAAGAAGTGGTACAGCTTCATTGTCGGGCTAGCCATAGTAATCTGCAAGGCAGCCGATAAGCTGATATTCTATACGTAATAGCATCAATCAGTTAAAGCCGTAACTGTTCAAGCAAGTAGCTCCTTCTGGGCTCTGATGCACATAGTTTCTTCCAATCTCACTAGTTCCACAAGAATATAGCACAATCATATTGTTGTTCCAATGACCCCTTCTCCGCCTTTTATTTTATATTCATTTCTGAAGGGTATTTTGGAACAGTTTGAATGGCTGTAGCGGCTCCTTCCAATGTAGCAATATTGTACATTGGTTTGGTTTTAGCCAAGGGTTTATTTAATTCTTTTCCGAGGTTTCTACACAGTGCAGGGATAATTGTGAGATGCAGAGAACCTCTACTCATTAAAAAAACCTTACTCCTAAAAGATATATTGTTGAGTATTAGAATGACACAGGTTCAAATGGACAGAATTGATATAGAGAATTTCTGTAGCCGACTCCAACATATTCTGAGCTAACTTTTCTCAGACCGGTATATAAattcaaaacacatgaaataaagCAGGCGCTACCACCCCACCTTAGATCTGTTCAAAATCCAGAGAGGATACCCGATATTGTATCTCTTTCCAAATATCCCCACTCTTAATAAGAGAAAATGAAGTCAATTGATATCAAGGAAAACTTAACATCCAGAGTTTGGAAGTTTCGAGCTCAATAGAGAAGAGGCATTAAATCTCTACCAGCAAAGACATGTGCCTAATCGGTTGGGCATTATGCtgtccaaatcaaagctcaaGTAAAGCCAAGGAAACTTAAGACACACTTCAAAGAAACCTACCATCTGAAGTTGCTATGTACTTGAGTCTTGATTAGACTGATAATACCTGCACCTTACTTCATTGGTTTGAGATGAAATATTAAGATTTCCTGCAATTATCAGCTTAAGGACTGTGCTCTCTATTATATACAGAAGCAGATATCAGAGTAAATGATGCAACTCGGAACTTGGCATGTTTTTAAGTAGCGGACGCCGTAGTCCTCATGGTGGTAACTGCAATGGCCTTTCACCAAATGAAGATTAGGAAGCTTTTTGTATCTTCTTTATCCATTTACCTTTACCTCAACTTTATACATTAGTGGTGTAACACACCATGTTTCAGAAACAATTTATTTTGTACTTCAAATTTTGATGATATGTTAACCTTCTATTAGCTTTATTCTGTTGTGAAAACATCAAAAAATAATACCTAGTGCAGAGTCCTACCGGTTTTCGAACTAAAGACAATGGTGTGACCTATCAAGGCTGAGTCTTTTTGCTATTATTCTTTCGTGCAATGGTTCTTAACATTTCCCTTGCCAGAAAAGGATTATGCTGATTTTCTACCTAGTTCCTTTTCCCACTAATATAACCTTTTGGCAATAAAGTCTCTTGTTTATGAATgagaaaaaaacaacaaagaacATGATTTCCTTTGCACATGGAAGTGCTAAAGCTTTCAGGAAACAAGAAAGCCAGGCCAAGATTGTCATACTGAAATCCTCACATCTGAAGTATCTCTTTGGATCTCTTAATATAAGAAACAGCAAGAGGTCCATCAAAAGAAAAGAGGAATAGCAGAAATGTAGGTCATTAATGAGACTGTACCTATGATGGTTCCATGAAGTACTCCAGACAAAGGTGGCATTTTCGAAATTTCAAGCTGCTCTTTGAGAAATAAATAGACATGACCAACAATCTCGTCGTCCACTTCTTCACCCAGAGAAAAGATATGTTTGCTGACATACAGTGCAGCATATCTCCTGAAACAAGGTAATGGCACCAGGATGTCACTCATAGAGAAAACATGATATAACAAATCAAACATGAAGTCAAATTAACTATTAACCTTAAGATGCTCTAAAATAAGCTTTTTTCTTCAATCTTATTCATTTTAGAGTGCAGATCAACGTCGCTGTCTGTTCTCTCAGAATATAAAGGAAGTATACCTAACTTCAAAGCTTACATTCTTTTGATGACGAACTTCAAAGATTTCATAAACATAATTCTTTTCATCATATCTAACTTCATACAGTCATATGTTTTTTTAACAGTCTAGTTCCTATCTTATCATAAACCAAAATGACTATTCCAGGAATATGGTGATGCAAAGACAATCCATAGTGTCATGTTTTATCCAGAACGGGTGAAAACTTTTGCTTTTGAATATATCTGGAATATTTTTAAGATAAAGTCGAAACTCTTTTCTCCCTCCAAATTGTCATGCTTTGACTTTGGAAAGTAAGAATTGAAAATTAAGGCATTGAAGAAGAGGACATTCTGAATTGTAAATAGGGGTGCACTAAACTTTCTAACTGATACAGTGACATCATTTTAGCATGAACTCAAAATGCAAGAGAGACATTCCATATGGAAACTAGGAGCACCAAACAACTAAAAATGAATTGAATGAAATGGAGGTAATATCATGAGATGTCTTTAAGTTTTCAAATGCCAATCAATGAAAATTTTCAGTAATTTTTTCCCCTGCCTGCACAATAAAAGAGTGCACATCAGCTCTTTCCTCCTACCTTTTGCTCAAGCCTTGAGGAATAGGCCCTGGCCATCTCTTAGCATGGCGAGCTAGAGGAAAAGTTCTGAGAAGAGCAG
This DNA window, taken from Nicotiana tabacum cultivar K326 chromosome 4, ASM71507v2, whole genome shotgun sequence, encodes the following:
- the LOC107786021 gene encoding uncharacterized protein LOC107786021 isoform X1, with the translated sequence MSNEGNHVSLSSADCAFGKLPDHLLIEIFVCVPISDWGYLSCVKKHWAHLFRQEFLWNAALLRTFPLARHAKRWPGPIPQGLSKRRYAALYVSKHIFSLGEEVDDEIVGHVYLFLKEQLEISKMPPLSGVLHGTIIDQFIACGKSRDMAHELASIIWLAVIDNLEENEQTFDLLKRLASEGDVILPFPYSRSYKIQSRVFERLFTDFRDCLNHVEYCDLLACAKQKFQPIPSAWLGY
- the LOC107786021 gene encoding uncharacterized protein LOC107786021 isoform X2, coding for MAKENKGIIIGTERAYRSSRLSFSVSSVPSAVGAQATQAAERESSCVAKGSTLNRRYAALYVSKHIFSLGEEVDDEIVGHVYLFLKEQLEISKMPPLSGVLHGTIIDQFIACGKSRDMAHELASIIWLAVIDNLEENEQTFDLLKRLASEGDVILPFPYSRSYKIQSRVFERLFTDFRDCLNHVEYCDLLACAKQKFQPIPSAWLGY